The window tgtgtgtgtgtgtggaggggagtatgtgtgtgtgtgtggagggggagtatgtgtgtgtgtgtgtgtgtgtgaaggggagtatgtgtgtgtgtgtgtgtggaggggagtatgtgtgtgtgtgtgaagggggtatgtgtgtgtgtgtgaaggggggTATGTGTATACTGTAATCAGCTGGCGGTGATATGTTATTATGTCCTCACTTTGACAACGTTGGTTTTGTGATGTGCGAGTGTCTGCAGAGGCTGTACACTTGTCGGCTCTATCACCACTACAGTTGTGTAGCAGCCATATGCAAGCAGACCCTGCCAACCCCTACAGTCAGTGATCATACATGTCATTATATGTACTAGTACTGACTGTGCAGTAGCTCACCAGTCTAAAGCTGACTGATTCTGGAGGTGTAGAGTCCCCGGGATAGTGTGAGGAGATACCTTTATCTGTGTAGTAGTTAcagacatagctagctagctctggcTAATCCACTGCAGTCAACATTCAATCTTTTTGGTTTCTATTTAGAGCACAGCCTGTCAAAATGACCACGCCCCCTGTGATTCTGAGAAAGCTTGGAAGAGTGAGCTACAGCAAAGCTCTAGCGCTGCAGCAATCACTCGCCCACAAGTACAATACAGTGCAGCCAGAAGAGGTAAGAGAGTGTGTTGACGGTGCTCTGAGCTGAGTAAACTGTGATGTCATGCACAAGGTTGCTAGATTAATTTCTATTTAATGCGCATTTATTCCATTAAGAGCCCACCCTCCTGTACAGCCTATAGGGGAGTTATTGCTGTGTGAGCATGATCCAGTCTACACCCTTGGCCTACGAGAGAGAAAGACCAAGTGTGATGAGGAGAGACTGACCATATTGGGTGCTCAAGTACACAAGGTATGCATAAACCATTGTTACTATGCTCTCCATCACACGTGCAGACACGTCGAGGTGGTTTAACCACCTTCCATGGACCTGGGCAGCTGCTAGTCTATCCTGTCCTCAACCTGAGAGCTCTCAAGGTGGGCTCGTCATAACCATCACACTTACCTGTTTCTCAATCTGCAATAtgtggattgaataattatacatgtacactgtggtTCAATGTAATATCAGCTCATATTTGGTTCAGCTTGGAGTGAGGGACTATGTGAGGTGTTTGGAGAATTCTGTAATCAGAGGATTGGCTGAATTTGGAGTGAATGGATTCACTACTGAGAATGTCGGAGTGTGGGTGAAGGGAGGCGAGAAAGAAGAGAAAAAGATATGTGCCATTGGTATGTGCTGCACTACATTTAGGCCATGGTTGGTTTTTAGTTTTTGAGGTACAATTAGTTGTCATAGTAGCTACGTAGACTTCTTGTTTGGGTGATCAGGTACCTAGTTATCACGTCTTGTTGTACTCCATGCAGGCATCCAGGTGACCCATGGTGTGTCCTATCATGGCCTGGCTCTCAACTGCTGCACTGATCTCTCCTGGTTCTCTCACATCATTCCATGTGGTCTAGTGGGCAAACAGATGACCTCTCTCTCccagctctgcactagaactgTCTCTGTGGAGGAAGTCAGTCCTGTACTGGCAGCTAGTCTAGCAGACACTATAGGATTCACACTTATACACTAGCCACTCAGTCTGTGTGCACAAATTAATgtcttattattattattatcaagTTATGGTACATATAATTTTTgttcataaaaaaaaaaagttccAAGAGTTGATTTGTATAGTTA of the Halichondria panicea chromosome 2, odHalPani1.1, whole genome shotgun sequence genome contains:
- the LOC135332252 gene encoding octanoyl-[acyl-carrier-protein]:protein N-octanoyltransferase LIPT2, mitochondrial-like — its product is MTTPPVILRKLGRVSYSKALALQQSLAHKYNTVQPEEPIGELLLCEHDPVYTLGLRERKTKCDEERLTILGAQVHKTRRGGLTTFHGPGQLLVYPVLNLRALKLGVRDYVRCLENSVIRGLAEFGVNGFTTENVGVWVKGGEKEEKKICAIGIQVTHGVSYHGLALNCCTDLSWFSHIIPCGLVGKQMTSLSQLCTRTVSVEEVSPVLAASLADTIGFTLIH